The following DNA comes from Chloroflexaceae bacterium.
TGTTGCGCATGGCGTCAAAACAGGAACTACAGTACACCGGTTTAGTGCCCCTTGGCACAAACGGCACGGTAGTTTCCTGACCGCAGTTGGCGCAGATCGTCTTGTAGCTCACCCGCTCGCGCGCGACGCCAGCGGATATCGGGCTGCGGGCGGGACGCTCATCCCGGAGGGCGCCGTTGTTTAGAGCAGCCTTGCGCGCCTGACGGCACGCAGGACAGCGCACCGGCTCGTTGACGAACCCCTTTGAAGCGTAAAACTCCTGCTCGCCTGCCGTGAACACAAAATCCATCCCACAGTCCCGACACGTAATGGTCTTGTCCGCGAAGCTCATCGCTCGCCGCTCCTTGCCGAAGGTCCTTTGCCAAGATTGGTCCGTGCCAGGGGTAGCGAGCAGGTTCGCCCTTGGACCCAAGGGTGTCGGGGTGGCTATGCCCATCGCGTTCGCCTAAGCCGTCCCATT
Coding sequences within:
- a CDS encoding zinc-ribbon domain containing protein; its protein translation is MSFADKTITCRDCGMDFVFTAGEQEFYASKGFVNEPVRCPACRQARKAALNNGALRDERPARSPISAGVARERVSYKTICANCGQETTVPFVPRGTKPVYCSSCFDAMRNSSGGARF